From a region of the Methanolinea sp. genome:
- a CDS encoding tyrosine-type recombinase/integrase: MEAGFFSEWLGRYRHYLRMRNYSSRTIQSYEQVVRRFAYYVWLRRTTDPEKMLVYWDNLSRARLDTDVEVKPVMITDYLTFLSSLKTYKPKTIHRIISTLSSFYRFLYSQGAVSTNPMSGVERPKIKGQELRYLKHSQVIRLIDSIEDPRDRLIVRVIYATGVRVSELCAMNIEDIDFEDETIRVRGKGGKIRIVFIDRETLEEMADFIGTRIEGPLFLGQMGHHISPRSVQHIFKLYAPAGITPHKIRHSYASELYRRSKNLRVVQENLGHTSIKTTEIYLHTDLDERKQVYQKYFPLSEANNRVPGDRHKSERERDYP, translated from the coding sequence ATGGAGGCGGGCTTTTTTTCCGAATGGCTCGGAAGGTACCGCCATTACCTGAGAATGCGCAATTATTCCTCCCGGACCATCCAGAGCTACGAGCAGGTGGTCCGCCGCTTTGCCTACTATGTCTGGCTCCGCCGTACGACCGATCCCGAGAAGATGCTGGTTTACTGGGACAACCTGTCGCGGGCCCGCCTGGACACGGATGTCGAGGTGAAGCCGGTGATGATTACCGACTACCTCACCTTCCTCTCCTCGCTCAAGACCTACAAGCCAAAGACCATCCACCGGATCATCTCGACCCTGAGCTCCTTTTACCGCTTCCTCTATTCTCAGGGCGCGGTCTCTACTAACCCGATGTCCGGAGTGGAGCGTCCCAAGATCAAGGGCCAGGAGCTCCGGTATCTGAAGCACAGCCAGGTGATCCGGCTGATCGACTCGATTGAAGACCCCCGCGACAGACTGATCGTCAGGGTCATCTATGCCACCGGAGTACGGGTCTCGGAGCTCTGCGCCATGAATATCGAGGACATCGATTTTGAGGACGAGACCATCCGGGTACGGGGTAAGGGCGGCAAGATCCGGATCGTGTTCATCGACCGCGAGACGCTCGAGGAGATGGCCGATTTCATCGGCACCCGGATCGAGGGACCGCTCTTCCTCGGACAGATGGGCCACCACATCTCCCCCCGCTCGGTGCAGCACATCTTCAAGCTTTACGCCCCTGCGGGAATCACCCCACATAAGATCCGGCACAGCTATGCAAGCGAGCTTTACCGGCGGTCGAAGAATCTCCGGGTGGTCCAGGAGAACCTTGGTCATACCTCGATCAAGACCACCGAGATTTACCTGCACACCGATCTCGACGAACGTAAACAGGTATACCAGAAGTACTTCCCGCTGTCTGAGGCAAACAACCGGGTGCCGGGAGATCGGCACAAGTCAGAGCGGGAACGGGATTATCCTTAG
- a CDS encoding AAA family ATPase, with translation MNNEPDIPASWERLHTFLAGRKSPVAYVLGQGDAGKSTLCRFLASSYAGPVAYLDADTGQSTIGPPATAGLAICTGKPSRVRETFIRFVGSTSPQGHQLQHLVATARLLPLAREQGAGPVLIDSPGFIEGPVAEEFQVRMIDLLHPDLVIAIQKGHELDGILANFRSRTGMTTISIAPSQYARRRSRVWRARYRQALFRAYFSGHRAAEIPLEGKGFHGKIPGSFRDADWQNLLVALCDPDMLVVSLAIVEGLDLAGGVLEVRVPPLDLSRVASVQVGSIRLEPGLEFSVEG, from the coding sequence GTGAACAACGAGCCGGATATTCCCGCTTCATGGGAGAGACTGCATACCTTCCTTGCAGGGCGGAAATCACCCGTTGCGTATGTCCTGGGTCAAGGCGATGCCGGGAAGAGCACGCTCTGCCGCTTCCTTGCCAGCAGCTATGCCGGCCCGGTCGCCTACCTGGATGCAGACACCGGGCAGTCCACGATCGGGCCTCCGGCCACGGCCGGCCTAGCCATCTGCACCGGGAAACCTTCCCGGGTACGGGAGACGTTTATCCGGTTTGTCGGCTCCACATCGCCCCAGGGACACCAGCTCCAGCACCTGGTCGCTACTGCCCGGCTCCTTCCCCTTGCCCGGGAGCAGGGAGCCGGACCGGTACTAATCGATTCACCGGGCTTTATCGAAGGACCGGTGGCCGAAGAGTTCCAGGTGCGGATGATCGACCTCCTGCACCCCGACCTGGTAATTGCAATCCAGAAGGGACACGAGCTCGATGGTATCCTTGCAAATTTCCGGTCGCGGACCGGCATGACCACTATATCCATTGCCCCCTCACAGTATGCGCGGAGACGCTCCCGGGTATGGCGGGCACGCTACCGGCAGGCGCTGTTCCGGGCTTATTTTTCCGGGCATCGTGCTGCCGAAATTCCCCTGGAAGGAAAGGGATTCCACGGGAAGATCCCGGGCAGTTTCCGGGACGCTGACTGGCAGAACCTGCTGGTCGCCCTCTGCGATCCTGATATGCTTGTGGTCTCGCTGGCCATTGTGGAGGGTCTGGACCTGGCCGGAGGCGTCCTTGAAGTCCGTGTCCCCCCTCTCGACCTCTCGCGGGTCGCATCCGTCCAGGTGGGATCGATCCGGCTTGAGCCCGGCTTGGAGTTTTCCGTGGAGGGTTGA
- a CDS encoding phenylacetate--CoA ligase: protein MKCWDPRIEEMPREDIRRLQYRLLKTLVYRLYSFSPFYHNRMRSAGVHPDDIRSLEDIRKLPFMVKNDLRDHYPDKIFVAGQEDLIRYHVSSGTTGKPTVVGYTQNDLNNWTASLARGLVSCGLGRGDVLQVSYGYGLFTGGLGLHYGAERIGVTVLPTSVGNTERQIELMQDLHTTAIACTPSYLLHIGEEAEKMGVSIRNDTNLRIGILGAEPWSDNMKARIEEWLGIKAYDIYGTSELSGPMFCECTEQNGFHVWADLAYVEVLDPETGEQLPPGEQGEMVITMLQKEALPMVRFRSGDITSYDDDVCGCGRTHPRVHRISGRVDDMLIIRGINVFPSQVEYTLMTVPEVGQHFMIEVDRRGALDDMQVKVEVRKESFSDKITDLMAIRKNVEHRLRNALNVAVNVELVEPGSLPRFEGKAKRVIDRRKI, encoded by the coding sequence GTGAAGTGCTGGGATCCACGAATCGAAGAAATGCCCCGTGAGGATATCCGGAGGTTGCAATACCGGCTCCTCAAGACGCTGGTATACCGGTTGTACAGCTTCTCCCCCTTCTATCACAACCGGATGAGATCGGCGGGGGTTCACCCCGACGATATCAGGTCACTGGAAGATATCCGCAAACTGCCCTTCATGGTAAAGAACGACCTGAGGGACCATTACCCGGACAAGATCTTTGTAGCCGGGCAAGAGGACCTCATACGTTATCACGTTTCTTCGGGGACGACCGGCAAACCGACCGTTGTGGGCTATACGCAGAATGACCTGAACAACTGGACCGCTTCCCTTGCCCGCGGGCTCGTCTCATGCGGCCTGGGGCGGGGTGATGTGCTCCAGGTGAGCTACGGCTACGGGCTCTTTACCGGAGGTCTCGGGCTCCACTATGGGGCTGAACGGATCGGGGTCACCGTGCTCCCGACCAGTGTCGGGAATACCGAGCGGCAGATTGAGTTGATGCAGGATCTCCACACGACCGCGATCGCCTGCACCCCGTCCTACCTCCTCCACATCGGGGAGGAGGCCGAGAAGATGGGGGTGAGCATAAGAAACGATACCAACCTCCGGATCGGCATCCTCGGCGCTGAACCCTGGTCGGATAACATGAAGGCCAGGATCGAAGAATGGCTGGGGATTAAAGCCTATGATATCTACGGCACGAGTGAGCTCTCCGGCCCGATGTTCTGCGAGTGCACCGAACAAAACGGATTTCATGTTTGGGCGGACCTTGCCTATGTCGAGGTTCTCGATCCAGAGACCGGGGAGCAGCTACCGCCAGGCGAGCAGGGCGAGATGGTCATAACCATGCTCCAGAAGGAAGCCCTGCCCATGGTCCGGTTCAGGAGCGGGGATATCACATCGTATGACGATGATGTCTGTGGTTGTGGCAGGACCCACCCAAGAGTACACCGGATTTCCGGCCGGGTGGACGACATGCTGATCATCCGGGGCATCAACGTCTTCCCCTCCCAGGTGGAATACACGCTGATGACCGTCCCCGAGGTCGGCCAGCATTTCATGATTGAAGTGGACCGGAGGGGGGCCCTAGATGACATGCAGGTCAAGGTTGAAGTGCGAAAAGAGTCATTCTCCGATAAGATCACCGACCTCATGGCTATCCGAAAGAACGTGGAACATCGTCTGAGGAACGCCCTCAACGTCGCGGTAAACGTGGAGCTGGTCGAACCGGGTTCGCTCCCGCGGTTCGAGGGAAAGGCAAAACGGGTTATCGACAGGAGGAAGATCTGA
- the cas1 gene encoding CRISPR-associated endonuclease Cas1, translated as MPWKTVTGFGAHLKATRSTLIIQRGGHKEELPLDSIHHLLLMGGHSLHTSVVNSLLRSGKAISFFEADGEPLGTLRRYGDHPDEVIRNLQAQVPSHSYALKLAKAATINRISLIEALGEGIAEPFLYEGEIDIIRQHLAEFENLVRIDEIRRVYRLLSSMYYEIVARTVSPVHGFRRRTSRPHTDVVNSILSIGYGMLFGNACVAAIGGDCDPDRGFLTIGRAGLVHDLTEPFKPVMIDLPVLRLVYEGLDPEHYECGTGRCILSDSLMAQLVKIFQGTIRQDVFDKQVLVFRESLTGTSDFFVVKVEPDRPCTGT; from the coding sequence GTGCCATGGAAGACGGTAACGGGTTTTGGTGCACACCTCAAGGCGACCAGGAGCACGCTCATCATCCAGCGGGGCGGGCACAAGGAAGAATTGCCCCTCGATTCCATCCACCATCTTCTCCTGATGGGGGGCCATTCCCTTCACACATCGGTGGTCAATTCACTCCTCCGCTCGGGAAAGGCGATCTCGTTCTTTGAAGCGGATGGCGAACCTCTGGGAACCCTTCGCCGATATGGCGATCATCCGGACGAGGTCATCCGCAACCTCCAGGCCCAGGTCCCGTCCCATTCGTATGCCCTTAAGCTGGCCAAGGCAGCCACTATCAACCGCATCAGCCTGATAGAAGCGCTTGGAGAAGGGATTGCGGAGCCGTTCCTTTATGAAGGAGAGATCGACATCATCCGCCAGCACCTCGCCGAGTTCGAGAACCTTGTCCGGATTGATGAAATCCGGAGGGTATACCGACTGTTATCATCGATGTATTACGAGATAGTTGCCCGGACAGTATCTCCCGTGCACGGGTTTCGCAGGCGTACCAGCCGGCCCCACACCGATGTGGTCAATAGCATCCTCTCGATCGGCTATGGGATGCTTTTTGGCAATGCCTGCGTTGCCGCGATCGGTGGTGATTGCGACCCTGACCGGGGCTTTCTCACCATTGGGAGGGCCGGACTTGTCCATGACCTGACCGAACCTTTCAAGCCAGTCATGATCGACCTGCCGGTTCTGCGATTGGTCTACGAGGGTCTCGATCCCGAGCACTACGAGTGCGGGACCGGGCGCTGCATCCTCTCCGATAGTCTCATGGCCCAGCTGGTGAAAATCTTTCAGGGGACCATACGGCAGGACGTCTTCGATAAGCAGGTGCTCGTGTTCAGGGAATCGCTGACCGGGACGAGCGATTTTTTCGTGGTTAAGGTTGAACCTGACCGTCCTTGCACAGGCACCTGA
- the mobB gene encoding molybdopterin-guanine dinucleotide biosynthesis protein B — translation MKIVHIAGVSGTGKTTFISSLIPAMKGYGPIGVIKHIGHHDVSLEEGKDTTLFFEAGAKISAGIDSRKTISVVRETDLENILVMFCDAGVQIAIIEGFKSRAFPKFVIGKLGYAENVLMTDPTVDDVIARLDACEEFTTAEGFAQAFRKGCSPGNTVLTCTLACPQQADRNTISDAEANLVRKINEIDSALIVRLCHSGNIPGRRSAEIHLGVCAADPNSAIKAALFANEILLPLTTPVQWED, via the coding sequence GTGAAGATAGTCCATATCGCAGGAGTTTCAGGAACCGGAAAGACCACGTTTATCAGCTCCCTGATCCCAGCCATGAAAGGATATGGCCCCATCGGAGTCATCAAGCATATCGGGCACCATGATGTCAGCCTCGAAGAGGGAAAGGACACCACCCTGTTTTTTGAAGCAGGGGCAAAGATATCTGCAGGAATCGACAGCAGGAAAACCATTTCCGTGGTCAGGGAGACCGACCTCGAAAACATACTCGTAATGTTCTGCGATGCAGGGGTGCAGATAGCCATCATAGAGGGTTTCAAGTCCCGGGCGTTCCCGAAGTTCGTGATCGGGAAACTTGGTTATGCCGAGAACGTGCTGATGACCGATCCCACAGTAGACGATGTTATAGCCCGGCTCGATGCATGCGAGGAGTTCACCACCGCTGAAGGGTTCGCGCAGGCGTTTCGGAAAGGATGCTCTCCTGGTAATACGGTCCTCACGTGCACGCTTGCCTGTCCCCAGCAGGCAGACCGTAACACGATATCGGATGCAGAAGCCAACCTGGTCAGGAAAATCAACGAGATTGATAGCGCCCTGATTGTACGGCTCTGCCATTCGGGAAATATCCCTGGCAGGCGCTCTGCCGAGATCCATCTCGGCGTGTGCGCCGCGGACCCAAACAGCGCCATTAAGGCTGCTTTATTCGCCAACGAGATCCTGCTCCCGCTGACGACCCCGGTCCAATGGGAGGACTGA
- the glmM gene encoding phosphoglucosamine mutase produces MFPAKLEKRLFGTNGVRGIVGTEMTPELALSIGLALGSMRKGRIAVGRDTRTSGPALAGALKAGLLATGCDVTDCGILPTPALQYLVRNHFDAGAVITASHNPPEYNGVKIIESDGVEMGDEQTVLLEDRLFGRRFDLVAWDDTGSEHTVPGCASEYVDAVVQQFPARPGDGMTVVVDPGCGAACYTTPEILTRLGCRVLTVNGHMDGRFPGRLPEPSPEGLAPLCELVQATGAHFGVAHDGDADRAVIIDENGRFISENQEFALVADWICRETKGTVVTPVSTSLLIETVARWHGCDVYYTPVGSIYVARTMLALQAEGIPVALGGEGNGGIIYPAHQYCRDGGMTAAVMVSILAGSRRPLSALVDELPEFTLLAGKFPVDNPAALVSALAKTYLHDTIDWTDGIRINRNDSWALVRPSGTEPLVRVIVESADAGTAHYFYDEILNRMQSC; encoded by the coding sequence ATGTTCCCCGCGAAGCTTGAAAAACGGCTGTTCGGCACAAATGGCGTGCGGGGAATTGTTGGGACCGAAATGACCCCCGAGCTCGCCCTGTCCATCGGCCTTGCCCTGGGATCCATGCGGAAAGGAAGAATAGCGGTAGGGCGGGACACCCGGACATCGGGACCCGCACTGGCGGGTGCACTGAAAGCCGGGCTCCTGGCAACCGGCTGCGATGTTACCGATTGCGGCATCCTCCCCACCCCTGCGCTCCAGTACCTGGTTCGCAACCACTTCGATGCCGGCGCAGTAATCACCGCATCACACAATCCTCCCGAATACAATGGTGTGAAGATCATCGAGTCCGACGGAGTAGAAATGGGTGATGAGCAGACAGTCCTGCTGGAGGACCGGCTGTTCGGGCGCCGGTTTGACCTTGTTGCCTGGGACGATACCGGGAGTGAACATACCGTCCCTGGTTGCGCCTCGGAATACGTGGATGCCGTTGTCCAGCAGTTCCCGGCCAGGCCCGGTGATGGAATGACCGTAGTTGTAGACCCTGGATGCGGAGCCGCCTGTTACACAACCCCCGAGATTCTCACACGCCTGGGATGCCGGGTCCTTACCGTCAACGGACACATGGACGGGCGGTTCCCGGGACGGCTCCCGGAACCCTCGCCTGAGGGGCTTGCACCATTGTGCGAGCTGGTACAGGCAACAGGGGCACACTTTGGGGTTGCACACGACGGCGATGCGGACCGGGCAGTCATCATCGATGAGAATGGCCGGTTCATCAGCGAGAACCAGGAGTTCGCCCTGGTCGCGGACTGGATCTGCCGCGAGACGAAAGGGACCGTGGTCACCCCGGTCTCCACGTCGCTCCTCATCGAGACGGTTGCCAGGTGGCATGGGTGCGACGTTTACTATACGCCGGTTGGAAGCATCTACGTAGCCAGGACCATGCTTGCACTCCAGGCAGAGGGGATACCGGTTGCCCTTGGCGGTGAAGGGAACGGAGGGATAATCTACCCGGCCCACCAGTACTGCCGGGACGGAGGCATGACGGCTGCCGTGATGGTATCCATCCTTGCCGGGAGCCGGCGTCCACTCTCCGCCCTGGTCGACGAATTGCCAGAGTTCACCCTGCTCGCTGGCAAGTTCCCGGTGGATAATCCTGCTGCCCTGGTCTCAGCCCTCGCGAAAACCTACCTGCACGACACAATCGACTGGACGGACGGAATCCGGATCAACAGGAACGATTCCTGGGCACTGGTCCGGCCTTCGGGGACCGAACCCCTGGTTAGGGTAATTGTCGAATCAGCCGATGCGGGGACAGCGCATTACTTCTACGATGAGATACTGAACCGCATGCAATCCTGCTAG
- a CDS encoding PEGA domain-containing protein has product MVAPATAAIGGDTGYFDISSDPSGASLYFDGSYKGTTPVTFEVAVTGNPSHTIRLTRSGYYDYEDSYYGNPFTGETVHLSYDLVFIPVTPPKTPIGGGKGYYAISSVPSGASVYFDGSYKGRSPVTVEVSPTGTPGHTVSLSLPGYEDWSTSLSGNPDNGQTIAVNAYLIPTQQYGSIYVESNPSGASAVLDGHYSQTTPCTFTNVLPGSHQLAVSKSGYTSWTTTVSVSAGSTARVTATLSPLSPATGSIYMVTTPQGANAYVDGVYYGITPALASGLAPSTHQVRLSLAGFADWVGNVQVTSGGTTTVSQTLHTVTPTPTRTPNTGTVSVSSSPPGAQVFLDDVYMGITPVTLPSVSPGSHIVLLRNPGYSDWQATIVVQTNQNTPVSATMTPVATTRPTQSSLPAVLVVTGLACALFLLRRR; this is encoded by the coding sequence ATGGTTGCTCCTGCGACCGCTGCCATCGGCGGCGATACCGGCTACTTTGACATCAGCTCGGATCCGTCCGGGGCCTCCCTGTATTTCGATGGTTCCTATAAGGGGACGACCCCGGTGACCTTCGAGGTCGCCGTCACCGGCAACCCTTCCCACACTATCCGGCTGACCAGGTCCGGATACTACGACTACGAGGACTCCTACTATGGCAACCCATTTACCGGGGAGACGGTGCATCTCAGCTATGACCTGGTCTTCATCCCGGTCACTCCGCCAAAAACCCCAATCGGCGGGGGGAAAGGGTACTACGCCATCTCCTCGGTCCCCTCCGGGGCGAGCGTGTATTTTGACGGCTCCTACAAGGGACGCTCCCCGGTGACAGTTGAAGTATCGCCGACCGGGACTCCCGGCCACACTGTCTCGCTCTCCCTCCCCGGCTACGAGGACTGGTCCACCAGCCTTTCCGGCAACCCGGACAACGGCCAGACCATCGCGGTGAATGCCTACCTCATCCCCACCCAGCAGTACGGATCGATATACGTGGAGTCGAACCCTTCGGGGGCCTCAGCGGTCCTTGACGGCCACTACAGCCAGACCACTCCCTGCACCTTCACCAACGTTCTCCCGGGTTCCCACCAGCTCGCGGTGAGCAAGTCCGGTTATACAAGCTGGACGACCACGGTCTCCGTCTCAGCGGGCAGCACCGCCAGGGTTACCGCTACGCTCTCTCCTTTGAGTCCCGCCACCGGGTCGATCTACATGGTGACCACCCCCCAGGGAGCAAATGCCTACGTTGATGGCGTATACTATGGCATAACCCCGGCGCTGGCCTCTGGACTGGCGCCCAGCACCCACCAGGTCCGCCTCTCCCTTGCCGGCTTCGCCGACTGGGTGGGCAACGTCCAGGTGACCAGCGGCGGGACCACCACTGTAAGCCAGACCCTCCACACGGTCACCCCGACCCCTACCAGGACACCCAACACCGGGACCGTGTCGGTCAGCTCCTCACCGCCCGGCGCCCAGGTCTTCCTGGACGACGTCTACATGGGCATCACACCGGTAACGCTCCCCTCGGTCTCGCCCGGAAGCCACATCGTTCTGCTCAGGAACCCGGGTTACAGCGACTGGCAGGCCACCATCGTGGTCCAGACGAACCAGAACACCCCGGTCTCAGCGACCATGACCCCGGTTGCGACCACACGACCGACCCAAAGCTCACTGCCGGCTGTGCTGGTGGTAACAGGTCTTGCCTGTGCGCTGTTCCTGTTGCGTCGACGATAA
- a CDS encoding phenylacetate--CoA ligase, protein MFWNKKTETLKGKDLERLQLKRLKWTLSQVESVRFYQQQFKQAGIRTADIRTLDDIRKIPFTRKQDLRGGYPFGFLAVPLSKVVRIHTTSGTTGKPTVVGYTRRDLESWAELIARNLIMIGLKEGDVFQNMVNYGMFTGGLGMHYGAEKIGLTVIPSATGNTRRQIQMIQDFGVTAIHCTPSYAMHLSEVAEEMGVEFATLRAGMFGAEPWSDAMRRELESRLGVTAFDSYGLSELFGPGVAFECPERDGLHIWHDSYLVEIVDPETGEMLGPGELGELVVTPLVKEAMPLLRYRTGDITMLLSDECPCGRAQKIARITGRSDDMLVIRGINVFPSQIEHVLLRIPEVGNQFMVYVDRVNHLDEMIIEVEINRAHFSGELADLSRIQKKVVKELRDTLELRTNVKLVEPGSLPRFEGKAKRVIDRREAI, encoded by the coding sequence ATGTTCTGGAACAAGAAGACTGAGACCCTGAAGGGAAAAGACCTTGAACGCCTCCAGCTGAAACGCCTGAAGTGGACCCTCTCCCAGGTCGAATCGGTCAGGTTCTACCAGCAGCAGTTCAAACAGGCGGGCATCCGGACCGCGGATATCAGGACCCTTGATGACATCAGGAAGATCCCCTTCACCCGGAAGCAGGATCTCCGTGGCGGGTACCCGTTCGGGTTCCTTGCCGTCCCGCTCTCGAAGGTTGTCCGGATCCACACCACTTCGGGCACAACAGGAAAACCGACCGTTGTCGGCTATACCCGGAGAGACCTCGAGTCCTGGGCAGAGCTGATTGCCCGGAACCTCATCATGATCGGGCTGAAGGAGGGCGATGTCTTCCAGAACATGGTCAACTATGGTATGTTCACGGGCGGGCTTGGTATGCACTATGGAGCGGAGAAGATCGGTCTCACCGTTATTCCCAGCGCGACCGGCAATACCCGGCGGCAGATCCAGATGATCCAGGATTTCGGGGTAACCGCCATCCACTGCACCCCCAGCTACGCTATGCACCTTTCAGAAGTGGCTGAGGAGATGGGGGTGGAGTTCGCAACCCTCCGGGCAGGCATGTTCGGGGCAGAACCCTGGTCCGATGCCATGCGGAGAGAACTCGAATCGCGGCTTGGTGTGACGGCCTTTGACAGCTACGGCCTTTCGGAGCTGTTCGGTCCCGGGGTTGCTTTCGAATGCCCTGAACGGGACGGACTCCATATCTGGCACGATTCCTATCTGGTGGAGATCGTAGACCCGGAAACCGGAGAGATGCTTGGTCCAGGAGAACTGGGGGAGCTCGTGGTCACCCCGCTGGTCAAGGAAGCCATGCCCCTCCTGCGTTATCGCACCGGGGACATCACCATGCTGCTTTCCGATGAATGCCCGTGCGGCAGGGCGCAAAAGATCGCCCGTATCACCGGCAGGAGCGATGATATGCTGGTGATCAGGGGCATCAACGTCTTCCCGTCCCAGATCGAGCATGTGCTCCTCAGAATCCCGGAGGTCGGGAATCAGTTTATGGTGTATGTGGACAGAGTCAATCACCTTGATGAGATGATTATCGAAGTTGAGATCAACCGCGCCCACTTTTCCGGAGAGCTCGCAGACTTATCCCGCATCCAGAAGAAGGTGGTCAAGGAGCTTCGGGACACCCTTGAGCTCCGGACCAATGTTAAACTCGTGGAGCCGGGATCTCTCCCGCGGTTCGAGGGAAAGGCAAAGAGGGTCATCGACCGACGGGAGGCGATATAA
- a CDS encoding acylphosphatase, which translates to MLLYINIAIRRRLRRKDYYDHRATESAGEGVEDKTREEHVSARKPGRHSAPEQKTIQIRIFGKVQRVGMRNCIRALAGRLNVRGEVMNLPDGSVLAIATSDPILLEKFVSMIYACPGAMIRDIDISDHPLIHFVDFQVRRTEP; encoded by the coding sequence ATGCTGCTATATATTAACATCGCTATAAGGCGGCGGTTGCGGAGGAAAGACTATTACGATCATCGGGCAACAGAATCAGCGGGAGAGGGTGTGGAAGACAAGACCCGAGAAGAGCATGTGTCTGCCCGGAAACCCGGGAGGCATTCTGCCCCCGAACAGAAGACGATCCAGATACGCATTTTTGGAAAAGTCCAGCGGGTGGGCATGCGTAACTGCATCCGCGCCCTTGCCGGACGGCTCAATGTCAGGGGCGAGGTGATGAACCTGCCGGACGGGAGCGTCCTTGCCATCGCCACGAGCGACCCAATACTGCTCGAAAAATTCGTCTCGATGATTTATGCGTGTCCCGGGGCGATGATACGGGATATCGATATATCGGATCATCCGTTGATCCATTTCGTGGACTTCCAGGTCAGGAGGACGGAACCATAA
- a CDS encoding threonine ammonia-lyase: MVTHAGITEAAELLKGKIIRTPLVYSPTFSAMTGAEVYLKLETLQKAGSFKVRGAAYRILSQQSSIGRNGVIAASAGNHAQGVAVAAGIAGIPSMIVMPVWVSPSKQEATAGYGATIILEGTTLQDSIDYAMNRATSGDMTFIHPYDDEAVIAGQGTIGLEILEDLSEVDMVITPIGGGGLIAGIATALKERRPAIRVIGVQASACPSAVSALRAGEPVTIESHQTIADGIRVTRTGNVTYPIIRDLVEEVVLVEDEEIVSSVFALLERKKVLAEGAGAAPLAALLSGKVRYRPGEKIVLVIGGGNIDAFLLEKILRRGLFEAGRILQCIIELPEGPQSLPSLFSLLARENGVIVRVEQERGSGDLPLDIVRVALEMEVRNRGHQERILSALKDEGYGVTPVRVPSRNFFEFSHTIGG; the protein is encoded by the coding sequence ATGGTCACCCATGCCGGGATAACAGAGGCGGCAGAACTCCTGAAAGGAAAAATAATCCGGACGCCACTGGTCTATTCCCCCACCTTCTCTGCGATGACCGGAGCAGAGGTGTACCTGAAACTCGAGACCCTGCAGAAGGCTGGTTCATTCAAGGTCCGGGGTGCGGCATACAGAATCCTCTCGCAGCAATCATCCATCGGGAGAAACGGGGTCATTGCTGCATCGGCAGGGAACCATGCCCAGGGGGTGGCGGTGGCCGCAGGCATCGCGGGGATCCCTTCCATGATCGTCATGCCGGTCTGGGTCTCGCCGAGCAAGCAGGAAGCGACTGCGGGATACGGGGCCACCATCATCCTCGAAGGAACCACCCTACAGGACAGTATCGATTACGCGATGAACCGTGCAACATCCGGGGACATGACCTTCATCCACCCCTACGATGATGAAGCGGTAATTGCCGGGCAGGGAACAATCGGGCTCGAGATCCTCGAGGATCTTTCAGAAGTGGACATGGTGATTACTCCAATCGGCGGTGGCGGGCTGATCGCCGGCATTGCCACGGCTTTGAAGGAGAGAAGACCTGCTATCCGGGTAATCGGGGTACAGGCTTCGGCCTGCCCGTCTGCGGTGAGTGCACTCCGGGCAGGCGAGCCGGTCACCATCGAATCCCATCAGACCATTGCCGACGGTATCAGGGTGACACGGACCGGCAATGTCACCTACCCCATCATCCGTGACCTTGTCGAAGAGGTTGTCCTGGTCGAAGACGAGGAGATTGTAAGCTCGGTCTTTGCCCTGCTGGAGCGAAAGAAGGTCCTTGCCGAGGGGGCAGGTGCAGCCCCTCTTGCCGCCCTCCTCTCAGGGAAGGTCCGCTACCGGCCCGGGGAGAAGATTGTTCTGGTCATCGGCGGAGGAAACATCGATGCTTTCCTTCTGGAAAAGATCCTTCGCAGAGGCCTCTTTGAGGCGGGCAGGATCCTCCAGTGCATTATCGAGCTTCCTGAAGGCCCGCAATCGCTCCCGTCGCTTTTCTCCCTCCTTGCCCGTGAGAATGGGGTTATTGTCCGGGTGGAACAGGAGCGCGGCTCGGGCGACCTCCCTCTTGATATCGTCCGGGTTGCACTGGAGATGGAGGTGCGGAACCGCGGTCACCAGGAGCGGATCCTGTCCGCACTGAAGGATGAAGGCTATGGGGTTACCCCAGTAAGGGTACCCAGCCGTAACTTCTTTGAATTCTCCCACACCATCGGAGGGTGA